The genomic DNA AAACCGCGGCTGAGCAGATCACCGCCGATGGCAATCTGCCTCTCCGGCACCTCGCCATCGAACTCAGAGGGATCGATCCCTGGCGCTGAGTTATAGACCTTGACTCGGACTTCCGCGACTGATGCTGACAGCTGGGACAGAACACTTTCCCAGGAGGCACCACTCGCGGTGTACTGGCGCGTAAAGGTTCCCTTCAGCTCATCTAATAACGGATGGGTTCGTCCCGCAGCATAAGCGGTAGCGTGCAGTTGGATGGCTGTCTTGTATTGAAAGAGTGCTTCACGAAGTGCGTCCGCCACGTGGTTTTGGACATCAGTGAAACGCGAAACGTTTACCAGCATGGAACGTTTTGCGGGTGCTTTCAGCCGATGATCCAAGACGGCGTTGGCCAGGAGGAAAGTGCGGAGCGCTTCCTGAAGGCTCGAAGACAGCCCATCGGGGCGTTGAAGTTTCTTGTGTTTCAAGGGAAGCCAGCGAACGGCGTCTTTGAGTTTCTGTAGCTGGGTTCCGGGTTCGTCCGGCGTCCGCCCGAATACCGCCCGGATGCCAACGTAGTTGCTCGGAGCGTCGAGGGGGTAGATGAAATCTTCGGGAAACAGGTCGGGCAGTTCCTCGCCATCCTCCGTGAGGCAAGCCGTTGCTTCGTCGTCGATGAAGATGTTGGCAAAGGGGGTCGCTGTGATCGCAAGGTAAGAGGACCGGGTAAAGAGGTTTAGAAGCCGTCTGATGGCGGAGTTGATGGCAGTAGGATCGTCGGATTCGTCATTGGTGTTGATTGATGCGTAGTCGGACTCATCGTCAATCAGGAGCAACGGAAGATCAATTCTTGGTTGGCTCCCGGCTTTGGCCTGGGCCCACCCCTGTACTGCCTTGAGAACGTGAGTGTTCTTCTTAACAACGAATACCAACGGCGGGGAGCTGGTCGTTGGCAGGGCGACGTCTCCTGCAGTTCGGCTCACTTGAAGGTAATCCATCAGGGTAGTCGTGAGCGATGTGGCATCTGCGATCTCTCGATCCACGTTGCCAATACCTATATGCATGTCGCGGGGAACCCGCGCCCCATTATGCATTCCGGCAAGCGTCGTGTCCCTGCCGATGAACCCCTCATCAATCCTGGAATGAGTCTGCTGACGCAGGTATTCAGTGTTCCCGGAGAGGACGATGATAACGCGATAGCCTGCGTCAGCGGCTTTGTTCATCAGCGCGAGATAATTCTGGGTCTTCCCCGACTGCACGTCGCCTATCACCAAGCCGCGGCGATTCCAGATGCCCGGGTTCCTGGGATCCCCCACAAGGTCAAGAATCTCGTCGCTGAAGTGGTCCAGCTTGTCAAGAACGCCGCCAGAACGTCCGGAGTCGGAAAGCATATGCCGGTATGCAAACCACCTCCGCCACACAATGTCGGTCTTGCTCTTCTGCAGCCAAGGTATGTGATCATCCTTGATCAGCGGACCACCATCGCTTGAGGAACTGGTGGCGGTCAGCTTTTGTACCCAGAGCTCAACCAACTGGTCCATTTGTGATTCGGTTGACGCCGTCGGAAGCTGCGTGCGTGCGCGGGTGAACGCCAATCGAATCTCATCCCCAGCGAGGTCCTTACGGTATTCGTCCGTGTCTGGGTCCTTGAGAAGGGACAGCGCAGCTGCCTCGACCGTTGAAACTGGAAAAAGGAACGGGTCTGTCATGACTGGGTGTCCTTCCCGAGGACAGTTTCCCGGAGAACAGCCTCGGCGCGTGGGTGCTTGTCGAATGGTTCAGAAGTAAGCATGGCCTTCACAAAGGCGTCCGGGGCCAAAGTGCTCTGAAGCTGTCCCCAAAGTGCACCCGCTAAGTCGAAGAGGTCTTGGTCATCCACTTCGGTAGCAGAATGGGATAAGTCCTGGCCCATCTTGTTGTAAACATCCTCGATGGGAAACGTTCGCTCCATGAGGCTCAAAACGGTTTCCAGA from Arthrobacter zhangbolii includes the following:
- a CDS encoding Z1 domain-containing protein, with product MTDPFLFPVSTVEAAALSLLKDPDTDEYRKDLAGDEIRLAFTRARTQLPTASTESQMDQLVELWVQKLTATSSSSDGGPLIKDDHIPWLQKSKTDIVWRRWFAYRHMLSDSGRSGGVLDKLDHFSDEILDLVGDPRNPGIWNRRGLVIGDVQSGKTQNYLALMNKAADAGYRVIIVLSGNTEYLRQQTHSRIDEGFIGRDTTLAGMHNGARVPRDMHIGIGNVDREIADATSLTTTLMDYLQVSRTAGDVALPTTSSPPLVFVVKKNTHVLKAVQGWAQAKAGSQPRIDLPLLLIDDESDYASINTNDESDDPTAINSAIRRLLNLFTRSSYLAITATPFANIFIDDEATACLTEDGEELPDLFPEDFIYPLDAPSNYVGIRAVFGRTPDEPGTQLQKLKDAVRWLPLKHKKLQRPDGLSSSLQEALRTFLLANAVLDHRLKAPAKRSMLVNVSRFTDVQNHVADALREALFQYKTAIQLHATAYAAGRTHPLLDELKGTFTRQYTASGASWESVLSQLSASVAEVRVKVYNSAPGIDPSEFDGEVPERQIAIGGDLLSRGLTLDGLVVSYFHRNVAAADTMMQMARWFGYRDGYQDICRLWISEGSAADYRFIATAVEELRVDLAYMRRSKMIPRDFGLAVQQHPESLLITARNKSRHAMSAQKEINLLGRNLETTKLSTSVEVQRENHTSIVKLLDEAVGNGCAVDRTRRGYTRIRSVPKDLIADALLLFSAAPDDVLFNGASLERMVRSGEGDLFKEWDIVVVNGSVKRNAPLTLGPLSGCYPVERQMLFRPLFSKDGTPRGASLWVSGKRGRLAGPEDLQKLLDQEIEQRASGRYMDALRELGQDAKSSIPETAFYGHLSKPQLLIYPLYVSPGGTDQSRTIEVEDLAELPRNAVETKRSLDEAQKQHLPFMALKVALPKTGYDPRGRNGRAKYLLNRVAQRYWVSDYEQLA